In Salmo trutta chromosome 37, fSalTru1.1, whole genome shotgun sequence, the following proteins share a genomic window:
- the LOC115176815 gene encoding lamin-A-like: MSTMETGQKRTGATPQLTPTRISRLQEKDDLCNLNDRLAVYIDKVRSLEIENAGLRMRITESETEISREVTGMKAAYETELADARKTLDSVAKERARLQLELGKVKEEYKELKVRNGKKESDLEAALARLRDLEALLNSKDASLSTALGEKRSLDAEVRDLKAQLAKLETGLSDAKKQLQDEMLRRVDAENRMQTIKEELQFQKNIYGEELRESKRRHESRMVEIDSAGTKQDYESKLAEALIELRAQHEEQVRIYKEEIEKTYTSKLENARHSADRNSTLVGAAHEELQQTRVRMEGMSSQLSQLQKQLAAGEARVRELEESLARERDMMRRRLEDKEREMGDMRMRMQQQLDEYQELLDIKLALDMEISAYRKLLEGEEERLRLSPSPPPTRVTVSRTTGSGSAHTLTTRTSGSGHTLTTRTSGSGHSHSGRVVQSTSGSRNSSGTASAKKRRLNDNDSETSSLAGGAVTRTRIAQQASASGRVTVDEVDLEGKYVRLSNKANEDQLLGHWQVKRQVGTGTPIVYKFPPKFNLKAGQTVTIWASGAGGTHNPPSDLVWKTQNSWGSGDLFQTTLISANGEEMAQRKVTRTLFQEDDDDDGNHSACGVDSEYNLRSRTVVCGSCGQPSDKSCATSGVSSGSCSISSGGGLPEGLMSPLFIMGSNSPRQGGPRPENCSIM, encoded by the exons ATGTCCACTATGGAAACGGGTCAGAAACGAACCGGAGCCACCCCCCAGCTCACCCCAACTCGCATTTCCCGCCTGCAGGAGAAGGACGACTTGTGCAACCTCAACGACCGGCTGGCCGTCTACATCGACAAGGTGCGCTCGCTGGAGATAGAGAATGCTGGGCTGCGGATGCGCATCACTGAGTCCGAGACCGAGATCAGCCGTGAGGTGACTGGCATGAAGGCGGCCTATGAAACAGAGCTTGCCGACGCCCGAAAAACCCTCGACTCGGTGGCCAAGGAGCGTGCCCGACTGCAGCTGGAGCTAGGCAAAGTCAAGGAGGAGTACAAAGAGCTCAAAGTCAG AAATGGGAAGAAGGAGTCAGACCTGGAGGCAGCTCTGGCCCGGCTGAGGGATCTAGAGGCTCTGTTGAACTCTAAAGATGCTTCTCTGTCCACCGCCCTGGGGGAGAAACGCTCTCTAGATGCTGAGGTCAGGGACCTGAAGGCCCAGCTAGCCAAG CTGGAGACCGGTCTGAGCGACGCTAAGAAGCAGCTTCAGGATGAGATGCTGAGGAGAGTGGACGCTGAGAACCGCATGCAGACCATCAAGGAAGAACTGCAGTTCCAGAAGAACATCTACGGAGAG GAGTTGAGGGAGTCCAAGCGCAGGCACGAGTCTCGCATGGTGGAGATTGACAGTGCAGGAACAAAGCAGGATTACGAGAGTAAGCTGGCCGAGGCCCTGATAGAGCTGAGAGCCCAGCACGAGGAGCAGGTCCGCATCTACAAGGAGGAGATCGAGAAGACCTACACCTCCAAG CTGGAGAACGCCCGTCACTCTGCAGACAggaacagtaccctggtgggGGCGGCCCACGAGGAGCTGCAGCAGACTCGCGTGCGGATGGAGGGCATGTCCTCCCAGCTCAGCCAGCTGCAGAAACAG CTGGCGGCAGGGGAGGCCAGGGTGCGTGAGCTGGAGGAGTCTCTGGCCCGGGAGCGGGACATGATGCGCCGGCGCCTGGAGGacaaggagagggagatgggggacaTGCGCATGCGGATGCAGCAACAGCTGGATGAATACCAGGAGCTGCTGGACATCAAACTGGCCCTGGACATGGAGATCAGCGCCTACCGTAAActgctggagggagaggaggagag actgcGTCTGTCCCCCAGCCCTCCCCCAACCCGAGTCACCGTGTCCCGTACCACCGGCTCGGGCTCAGCACACACACTTACCACCCGTACCTCGGGCTCAGGACACACACTTACCACCCGTACCTCAGGCTCAGGACACAGCCACAGCGGCCGCGTGGTCCAGTCCACCAGCGGCAGCCGCAACTCCTCAGGCACGGCCAGCGCCAAGAAGAGACGTCTCAATGACAACGACAGCGAGACCTCCAGCCTGGCGGGGGGCGCCGTGACGCGTACACGCATCGCCCAGCAGGCCTCCGCTAGCGGCCGCGTCACCGTGGACGAGGTGGACCTGGAGGGGAAGTACGTCCGCCTCAGCAACAAGGCCAACGAG GACCAGCTCCTGGGCCACTGGCAGGTGAAAAGACAGGTGGGCACCGGCACCCCCATCGTCTACAAGTTCCCCCCCAAGTTCAACCTCAAGGCAGGACAGACCGTCACA ATTTGGGCTTCAGGAGCAGGCGGCACCCACAACCCCCCCTCAGACCTGGTGTGGAAGACCCAGAACTCATGGGGCAGCGGAGACCTGTTCCAAACCACCCTGATCAGCGCCAATGGGGAG GAAATGGCACAGAGGAAAGTTACACGCACCCTGTTCCAGGAAGATGATGACGATGAC GGCAACCACAGTGCGTGCGGTGTGGACAGTGAGTACAACCTGCGGAGCCGCACGGTGGTCTGTGGCTCGTGTGGCCAGCCGTCTGATAAGAGCTGTGCCACCTCAGGGGTGTCCAGCGGCTCCTGCTCCATCAGCAGTGGAGGTGGTCTGCCTGAGGGCCTGATGTCTCCTCTCTTCATAATGGGCAGCAACTCACCCAGACAG GGAGGTCCCAGACCGGAGAACTGCTCCATCATGTAA